The Cherax quadricarinatus isolate ZL_2023a chromosome 35, ASM3850222v1, whole genome shotgun sequence genomic sequence TTATGGGCGTATCATTATCCtcagtgctaaacctgtagggatcataAATTGCCTGGTGAATGGAAAGTACTGTAATTAGATTTGGTCTGTGGAATTGGGTTtctccttttccttggatcataaggctgtatagtccttgtggcttagcacttctttttgattataataataataattggatcATAAGCACTTCAATGTCAAGGCATCCACCCCTGCCCCACTTTCCTTCCTTGAAGTGGTGTGGGAAAATATGGTATTGCCAACTATGATGAGAGGGCTCTGAACTGAGAAATTGGTCTTATTTTTCTCTTTTCACTTCCTCAAGGTGAAATGatgtttttttttccaaatttttctTTGCATTCCTTCACTATACTGCAGTCTTGACAgaaactgatttactgcacaaactgaTGATGCATCTAGCaatcctcacagccctttctacctcaatctcttgttaCCCTCTACCCCTATATATATtccactgccctgctgcactccataacctaataataatctctctccctcttgctacccaatacccctgcactattccctgccctgctgtgctgtatgacccttgtaggtttagtactTCTTGTTTTATTATAATATACTGCAATCTACATTTATCTGAACAAACAGTACAGTCTGCAGCTTGTATGTCAACTTTGTGCCTTTTGTCTGTAATTCCTAACCTTTGCTTTATAATCCTTCCACTTCCTCTACAGACAGAGCCATTACATCTCTTCACCTCAGTAATGCTTAGAGGTATGTTTGCCATTTAGACCTCATGGATACATTTTTATAAATGTGTTACCTGATGGTCTACCACCTGCATTTGCATAGTTCGCTTGAAGCAATCAGAATGGGCTAGCTACTGTTACAAACATTACTTAGCTTACAAACAAGAGCAAGCACATGCCAGGGGGAAATTCAGATTCAATTCAAAGGGGGAGGATAAATAGTTCTTTGGATCAAAatctcaccatcatcatcatgggAACGTCAAGTGATGAAAACCTGTCTTCATGTATCAATCTCTTGCACACAATCATTTTAAACACTAAACTTGTCGTGCTTACAGAAACCTACTGTATGCTCAGGCCTCTGAGCATTCAAAAACCTCTTTTACTCCTTTATATTTACACAATGCATCAAGCCCATATGGGCCTTAAAGTGTTATAAGGCTGAAGGAAACTATTGGCAGAGGTGGTAGTGCGATAAACTAACAAGCTAACAAGGAAAATCGAAGTGTGTAAAaatctgagaaaaaaaaaatgctgtcaaagggctttctatatagaaaGTAGGCAAAGTAAGAGCTCCCAGACCAGAAATTGCATTTTGAAGTAAATGGTACAATCAAAAAGGGTTTGAACAGCAATGAAATTTTCATGAGGCGGTGGGCATTTCTCAATGTGGTAGCTGAGCAAGTTATGTGGCCAATGTGCAACTGCAAGATTTATATTTAGGGGTGTGTGCTAAATACATAGGGGCCATACTACACCTGGTAAATGGCAGGCACTGAGGTTTGATCTTAGCAGTGGTGCAAGGACCGTTTCCCCAGTGAGATCAACGAAGTCAACTATCCCTCTCCCTTGAACCTTTCCTTGGATGATTCcctatccctccttccttcacatcccatttatacaccttaggTGCATGTACAACTTGATggtattataaaaaagaagcgctaaaccacaagggctatacagtgctgcagggcatgGAAGGATGTGAGGGTATTGGGTAGCAAAAGGGAGAGGGACGATTAGTGGGTTATGGAGTACAGCTTGGCAGTGGATAGtgtaggggtagagggtagcaagagattgaggtagaaagggttgTGGAGAGTGCTacaggtatcatcagagtttgtggagtaaatcagttgtccAGAAAGttaatgagagagtccggattatAGGAGGGTCCATCAGTAAAAAGGGAAGGTtaagaaagattattattattattattattattattaggtagtaggttggtagacagcaaccacccagggaggtactaccgtcctgccaagtgagtgtaaaacgaaagcctgtaattgttttacatgatggtaggattgctggtgtcttttgtctgtctcataaatatgcaagattacaggtacgtcttgctacttctacttacacttaggtcacactacacatacatgtacacgtttatttatacacactcatctgagttttctttgattttatcttaatagttcttggtcttattacttttccttttatatccatggggaagtggaataagaatctttcctccgtaagccatgcgtgttgtaaaagtcaactaaaatgccgggaacaatgggctagtaaccccttttcctgtaaagattactaaaaagaataagaagaagaaaattgtcaaagtgggaagtctgaatgtgcgtggatgttgtgcaaatgataagaaagagatgattgtggatgttatgaatgagaagaaactggatgtcctggctttaagtgaaacaaagctgaagggggtgggagagtttcaatggagaggaataaatgggattaggtcaggggtttcagagttagagctaaaggagtagcaataatgttgaaggataagctatggcaggaaaagagggactacaaatgtataaattcaaggattatgtggagtaaaataaagattggatgtgaaaagtgggttatagtaagcatgtatgcacctggagaagagagaagtgtagaggagagagagagattctgggaaatgttgagtgaatgcgtggggagttttgaatcaagtgtgagagtaatggtggttggggatttcaatgctaaagtgggtaaaaatgttatggagggagtagtaggtaattttggggtgccaggggtaaatgtaaatggggagcctttaattgagctatgtgtagaaagaaatttggtaataagtaatacatattttatgaaaaagaggataaataaatatacaaggtatgatgtagcacgtaatgaaagtagtttgttagattatgtattggtggataaaaggttgatgggtaggctccaggatgtacatgtttatagaggggcaactgatatatcggatcattatttagttgtagctacagttagagtaagaggtagatgggaaaagaggaaggtggcaacaagtaagagggaggtgaaagtgtataaactaagggaggaggaagttcgggcgagatataagcgactattggcagaaaggtgggctagtgcaaagatgagtagtgggggggttgaagagggttggaatagttttaaaaatgcagtattagaatgtggggcagaagtttgtggttataggagggtgggggcaggaggaaagaggagtgattggtggaatgatgaagtaaagggtgtgataaaagaaaaaaaggtagcttacgagaggtttttacaaagcagaagtgttataagaagagcagagtatatggagagtaaaagaaaggtgaagagagtggtgagagagtgcaaaaggagagcagatgaaagagtgggagaggcactgtcaagaaattttaatgaaaataagaaaaaattttggagtgagttaaacaagttaagaaagcctagggaaagtatggatttgtcagttaaaaacagagtaggggagttagtagatggggagagggaggtattaggtagatggcgagaatattttgaggaacttttaaatgttaaggaagaaagggaggcggtaatttcatgcactggccagggaggtataccatcttttaggagtgaagaagagcagaatgtaagtgtggtggaggtacgtgaggcattacgtagaatgaaagggggtaaagcagctggaactgatgggatcatgacagaaatgttaaaagcagggggggatatagtgttggagtggttggtacttttgtttaataaatgtatgaaagaggggaaggtacctagggattggcggagagcatgtatagtccctttatataaagggaaaggggacaaaagagattgtaaaaattatagaggaataagtttactgagtataccaggaaaagtatacggtagggttataattgaaagaattagaggtaagacagaatgtagaattgcggacgagcaaggaggtttcagagtgggtaggggatgtgtagatcaagtgtttacattgaagcatatatgtgaacagtatttagataaaggtagggaagtttttattgcatttatggatttagaaaaggcatatgatagagtggatagaggagcaatgtggcagatgttgcaagtatatggaataggtggtaagttactaaatgctgtaaagagcttttatgaggatagtgaggctcaggttagggtgtgtagaagagagggagaatacttcccggtaaaagtaggtcttagacagggatgtgtaatgtcaccatggttgtttaatatatttatagatggggttgtaaaagaagtaaatgctagggtgttcgggagaggggtgggattaaattatggggaatcaaattcaaaatgggaattgacacagttactttttgctgatgatactgtgcttatgggagattctaaagaaaaattgcaaaggttagtggatgagtttgagaatgtgtgtaaaggtagaaagttgaaagtgaacatagaaaagagtaaggtgatgagggtatcaaatgatttagataaagaaaaattggatatcaaattggggaggagtatggaagaagtgaatgttttcagatacttgggagttgacgtgtcggcggatggatttatgaaggatgaggttaatcatagaattgatgagggaaaaaaggtgagtggtgcgttgaggtatatgtggagtcaaaaaacgttatctatggaggcaaagaagggaatgtatgaaagtatagtagtaccaacactcttatatggatgtgaagcttgggtggtaaatgcagcagcgaggagacggttggaggcagtggagatgtcctgtctaagggcaatgtgtggtgtaaatattatgcagaaaattcggagtgtggaaattaggagaaggtgtggagttaataaaagcattagtcagagggcagaagaggggttgttgaggtggtttggtcatttagagagaatggatcaaagtagaatgacatggaaagcatataaatctataggggaaggaaagaggggtaggggtcgtcctcgaaagggttggaaagagggggtaaaggaggttttgtgggtgaggggcttggacttccagcaagcgtgcatgagcgtgttagataggagtgaatggagacaaatgatacttgggacctgacgatctgttggagtgtgagcagggtaatatttagtgaagggattcagggaaaccggttattttcatatagtcggactcgagtcctggaaatgggaagtacaatgcctgcactttaaaggaggggtttgggatattggcagtttggagggatatgttgtgtatctctatacgtatatgcttctaaactgttatattctgagcacctctgcaaaagcagtgataatgtgcgagtgtggtgaaagtgttgaatgatgatgaaagtattttctttttggggattttttctttttttttgggtcaccctgcctcggtgggagacgaccgacttgttgaaaaaaaaaaaaaaaaaattattataatcaagggggaagagctaaacccggaggattatacagcgcctgggggggggatgtggaaggcattcaggcttaattcagggaactggagcacagatccaattccctaaatcaagagcccctcaccaacatcaaggaaccttccttgaggggaggttaAGAAAGAGCAGCAGAGCGGAGACGATGACGGAGGTAAATTCGGCGTGCTTGTAgatagtgggcagtccaacagaatgtggctaacagatactggaatctgacaattctcacagagaggaacagggcacctctccatgagatacctgtgAATAAGACGAGTATGGGCGAtgagaagacaggagagagtagtctcccaacctcgacactgatgacaagaaggcggccagtaacctatactcggtttaatagaatgaagtttgttatagagcagatcagaccaacgttgttaccAATGGGTGCGAGGTGGGTAGcaattgcagcaaaatagtccgtgaatggaacacctcaatgaaactgggaggtcatgtactgctgaccatacagcagtgtctgcctattcattgccctgtacgtcaacaagaccagggacccaacaaaaaacaatatctttgtgcttaGTAGAGATACgacataaccaaagttggatatggagaacaACTTAATGGTAAAAATGTGTTGCAAGGGTGTACAGATTCTGTTATACTAATTGAACTGTAAGGCTGGTAAATCAATAAGGCAAGTATTTaatttacatatatttacatTCCATGATTCTAAGTTACACCTATGTACATTCTTAATTTTTAAACTTTAATACAGGCCATACTATCAGAATAACTAATTTCTGAAAACTTAAGAAGCAAGTTTTCAAGCAGATATACTGATAGATCACAATTTATCACAAATATATATTTTCAATACATCTGATAATAAGAATTGTACTCTTCTTGTGATGTTTCTGCCCTCAAATTTAATTAATTATTGTAAgctaaaaattaaatatattgtaAGTAGTCTGATCTCAAGAAAGATTTAATACACAAGAATGTACAGAAATGATGATAGAGCATATACAATAAAAATAAATACTATAAAATAAatcaaaatattcacacaaatttTAGAGTTCAGTTACAAATTCCTATACTTAATTACTAATAATTTTGTACACACAAGTTGCAGAAGAACTTTGGCATTCACTGAATATTACAAAATTTGCTTACTATTTTTGAAACAAAACACTGATCTAGAATTACCTACTAAATTGCAATTTAAATCCTTTAAAATATTAAACTTTTAATTGGCATTCATACAATCAAAATATGCTTTATAGGGTATATTCTTTACTTTTatctcaaatatatatttttcaaatttGATACCTAATATTGTTTAGCTgtgaaattatataaaaaatgtgACACAGCTTATGTATTTTAAAAGTTGCTACAACTGTTTTGTTGCCATCTCTGAGCAAACatattttgtttaaaaaaaaaaaacacattactaaatttaaaatgagaattttttgtttttctttttgagtcaccctgcctcggtgggatgtggCCGGTTCGtcaagagaagagaaaaaaatcCACCCACAAtgattaacattaatggaaagaTACTTAagtttcaaaagaaaaaaaaaaaactttcaataGAGGATTTATTGCCATAAACAAGTCAGCTGaattagtaataaaaaaaaaaaaaaaaaaaaaaaaaaaatgtatatgtatgtatgtatctacatatactatatatacatacactgtCTAGTATAAATTTTACTTAAATATTCCCATTTTGATAAATACTGTCAAAAGTGACTTTTGGTTATAAAATTAGGCAGCTGCATCATAAACTCATGCAAAATTTAATTGTAAATTAACAAATTTTGTTTAAATTGCAGCCACCATGTTATATACAATAAATACAAGCTTTTCAACTGATAGCTTACTTATGACCTtccatatataaaaatattacctCTTTAAAACCAAGAAAAATATGAACAATTAAGACAAGTAATTACAGTCTCCAAGCTAAAGTTATTTGCAATAACCATGCAATAACTCCTTACAGTAAGGTTTGCTCCTTTACAAACACTTATACCAGAACTTGTACTTTTACCTACCAAATGTGACAAACCAGTGAATTCTAATCCAATCATTTCTGCAAGGCACTCCCTTTTAATTCCTCTCACACATGAGGAACTATAAATCTTGCCCAATCCCAAACACTGCAGTTCAACCTAATTTCTGCTGGGGCATTTGTCTGTATTCAGATACAGTAAAAAGGTGTAATAATTACAAATTTTCTGAACACACTGCACGTTACTTGAATTCTACACTCAATATAAAAAGAATTATATTCGGATGTTACTAAGAATACCTAGTAACAATTAGCTTAAAATAGGCAACAGTTTTAGCACCTCAAAGAACTGGACACAAACTCACATCTATCTCATGAGATCAGTCAGAATGTGGAACAAGTGTGTATACTGcaagttaaaaaataaaaaaattttcctTCCAGTCTGTGATAATTATTCTGGGGTttacgaaaatactttcatctatATTTCATTTCTTTGGGGTAGAAGACAATTTAGCTGGGGTTTTATGTATCTTTTCCTGACTTCTGGTTACCATAGGTTTGTGACTCcacgtgtgagagcgtgtgtgaaCCCTAGCAGATTTTGGTGAAGGTTCCTCTGAGGATTCGGTTTCAATATCTGAAGTTCGCTTACGTTTAGATGTCGGCACCTTTGGAGGACCTTGGCTTACCGTTTCTGTGGTGCCACGATTTACAGATTTCAACACACGATTAGATGAATCCATTGTAGAATTACTTAAAGTTTGCCTACCCTTGGTACTTGATCCCGCCTTTTCGTCTGTACACTGTTCTTTCCACTCATTGTTATTGTTTGACGCAACAGGGTTTTGCTCTTTATTCTCAATCTCCATTCCTAATTTTACAAGAATATTAGATCTTGTTCTTTTGTTATCACTTTTTTCTGTAGAAACAGTTACTGTCGAAATTTTTAGCCTACCATTTATTCCCCTGTGTTTCTTCCCTCTACCATCTGTTCCTGGACTTAGCGTACTGCTCGACACAACTGGTATCTGTATATCATCTTTCGCAAGTCTAGATTCTGTCCTGCCATCAGGTTTGTTCTCTGGTACGATTTCTGACCTGTTCTCAGAGTTTCCTTCCAGCTTGCTTTCGGATCGGCTTTCTGGTCTGTTCTCTGATCTACTGTCTGGTCTATTTACTGACTCATTTTCAGACATGTTATCGATATCACAAGGAGATGATGCTGGTAAATTCTGAGTAGTTGGTGGTAATACCCTAGAAGGTGGATTATGTGCATTATGGCTAGACAAATTGTCACCTGAAGTACTAGGAATTGAATGTATACCAGCACAACCACATTCTGAGCAACCCACTTTAGTTGTTTCAGTATTAATCACTGTATGATTATTATCACCCTCTCTGTTATGATCCCcacaacccacactaccaccattctGGTAACTATCCGTACACTCTTGGAAACTCTCTTGTACACCATGCTGGTTAACTTGTTGACTAGTCTGCCATTTTTCTGGGAGACGTTCTTTTATGCGAAGAACACCTCTGCTACCTTCAAGTCGTGTTGTTTGGCTTTGGTTGTACATGTGCACTTGCACTAGTGCATCTCTGTTCCTGTCCTCTTCGGTTGATGGTAGTCTAGTGGTAGGTTTAGGGGGAGACCCTTTCTTCATTCCCTTCTGTTGTAGCaacacctgaaaaaaaaaattactacagTAACTTCTCTCAAGTTTGAGGTTAAATTCAAAAAGCTTTTAAAACTTTGAAGCATgcattacatcaagagtgaatataatgaaaTGGTCCAGATAggcagaaaaaaagagaaaagggtCATAAGCaagcaatttttacattattaTAGCAAATCCCAGACAAATTTCAAGTACAAGAGAATGTATTAGTATGGTAGGAAAATAATAATGACCTTCATTAGACAAATTAGAATAGAAATTCTAGCCAATAACTTCCTGGCATGAGATACACAGAAGGAAGTGttgaataaacccagtgaaaggcAGGGGTGCCACTGACACAATCTGAAAAAACTTACTATCCACAACTGATAACTCCTTAACCCTCCACCAGCAGACACAGTATAAAAAATATTATAACAACCAAGACAGGCATGAGAGGCCTGGTAAAACTACATATGAGAGAACTGAAGTTcacaatgccagtgaacttcAATTCttttgaattattttttttatcaa encodes the following:
- the Pp2C1 gene encoding uncharacterized protein Pp2C1; protein product: MPSASRVGVNLRASAYLHQGDRKYMEDELQVAYQRTHDKKDIEYAFFGIFDGHGGKEAAHFAKDNLMDNIVSLRTFWSDHDEEVLSAIKEGFLRTHMAMWKVLDQWPRTASGWPSTSGTTASVAFIRRQKIYIGHVGDSGIVLGCEATNGSWHGEALTRDHKPESVLEKTRITECGGKVINKSGVPRVVWNRPKSGHQGPVRRSTPMDEIPFLAVARSLGDLWSYNATNDQFVVSPEPDVCVMPIDITRHRCLIFGTDGLWNVLTPDAAVNVAHQAERNNEKHYLGVPNSCGKQRLWVNPSRSVVLGALGRYIKLNLRADNTSAVTVFLDPPGRPKREVLLQQKGMKKGSPPKPTTRLPSTEEDRNRDALVQVHMYNQSQTTRLEGSRGVLRIKERLPEKWQTSQQVNQHGVQESFQECTDSYQNGGSVGCGDHNREGDNNHTVINTETTKVGCSECGCAGIHSIPSTSGDNLSSHNAHNPPSRVLPPTTQNLPASSPCDIDNMSENESVNRPDSRSENRPESRSESKLEGNSENRSEIVPENKPDGRTESRLAKDDIQIPVVSSSTLSPGTDGRGKKHRGINGRLKISTVTVSTEKSDNKRTRSNILVKLGMEIENKEQNPVASNNNNEWKEQCTDEKAGSSTKGRQTLSNSTMDSSNRVLKSVNRGTTETVSQGPPKVPTSKRKRTSDIETESSEEPSPKSARVHTRSHTWSHKPMVTRSQEKIHKTPAKLSSTPKK